In the Leguminivora glycinivorella isolate SPB_JAAS2020 chromosome 14, LegGlyc_1.1, whole genome shotgun sequence genome, one interval contains:
- the LOC125233080 gene encoding uncharacterized protein LOC125233080, whose translation MDLRVRHKDQNVTIAVSLVIGKRRALNSQNLLSQDPPSRILIKSIPLILKLVEIQGDVVFVIKYAQSKGKLDHGMRGPYRVVRVLPHDRYELKLLAASYGKTTYAAAQYMVPWMGEWTPESCSGFFEGDVNSEYDDAELMRPDQLQPETVSADEPVPGPSTEPHNPEVESPRSDTIIEIHD comes from the exons ATGGATTTAAGAGTGCGTCACAAGGACCAAAATGTTACAATTGCGGTGAGTTTGGTCATAGGCAAGCGTCGTGCCCTAAACAGTCAAAACCTTCTGAGTCAGGATCCGCCGAGCAGAATCCTAATAAAATCAATTCCCCTGATCCTAAAGCTAGTAGAAATCCAAGGTGATGTTGTTTTTGTGATAAAGTACGCCCAATCTAAAGGAAAACTTGACCACGGAATGCGTGGTCCATATCGAGTGGTGCGAGTACTTCCTCACGATCGCTACGAGTTGAAACTTTTAGCTGCTTCGTACGGGAAAACAACCTATGCTGCTGCTCAATACATGGTTCCTTGGATGGGTGAATGGACTCCCGAATCATGTTCTGGTTTTTTTGAGG GAGATGTTAACTCAGAGTATGATGACGCAGAGCTAATGCGGCCAGATCAGCTTCAACCTGAAACTGTATCAGCAGACGAGCCAGTGCCAGGGCCTTCCACTGAACCGCATAACCCGGAAGTGGAATCTCCACGAAGCGACACTATAATTGAAATACACGACTGA